The proteins below are encoded in one region of Nitrosomonas ureae:
- a CDS encoding CHASE2 domain-containing protein, translated as MKWLIKLTMLRYIFVYMLGGFVRLFHATKGWIAVRFHPVHRRWQQMPKFRKHFISNFVVGVAIAVGLHVAHHTHWISQAENWAMDSMMFINQNTPRMAQIPNKSRPLEFTFLDIDEDTYRTWEEPFHIPRDKLEHLISYAAKGGAQAIVLDVELAKPSANDTSLITFLQQYKAEYPPLFLLRGFYPESKFTGQKDYYFRSSFLDSHELGKNIHWVQPLFRASASDQVVRYWHLVAIGCLDGLPAIAPAFQLLIDVYLSAPEEFKQVIAQLEKQLPDSCDAIEETEQHLKGELYYADKRIKLDANEHQRIGERIIYTLPWQKTTTDEFWQRPVYKITEATRIPSNDLVQNRIVIIGASYSDSRDLYQTPLGEMPGAMIILNAIKSLHLYGQIAPPHSVIKWVLELGLIILMSWAFARYNSMKGTLVTGTVIIIILLPLSFYFFKYGLWIDFAVPLLGMQFHQFIAQYEENIAIRNRLNNSGKH; from the coding sequence ATGAAGTGGTTGATCAAGCTGACTATGTTACGCTATATCTTTGTATATATGCTTGGCGGTTTTGTCAGACTGTTTCATGCTACGAAAGGATGGATTGCAGTTAGATTCCATCCCGTGCATAGACGGTGGCAGCAAATGCCTAAATTCCGGAAGCATTTCATCAGTAATTTTGTCGTGGGTGTCGCTATTGCCGTTGGTTTGCATGTTGCACATCATACCCATTGGATTTCACAAGCGGAAAATTGGGCGATGGATAGTATGATGTTCATTAACCAGAATACGCCCAGAATGGCGCAGATTCCGAATAAATCAAGACCACTGGAATTTACCTTTCTGGATATCGATGAAGACACTTACCGCACCTGGGAGGAACCCTTTCATATTCCACGCGATAAGCTTGAACATTTGATTTCATATGCAGCCAAAGGAGGTGCCCAAGCGATTGTGCTGGACGTAGAACTGGCTAAACCTTCAGCTAATGATACATCGTTGATTACTTTTCTCCAGCAATACAAAGCAGAATATCCACCCCTGTTCCTGTTGCGCGGCTTTTATCCCGAGTCCAAATTCACCGGTCAAAAAGACTATTATTTTCGCTCCTCGTTTCTGGATAGCCATGAACTCGGCAAGAATATACACTGGGTGCAGCCATTATTTAGAGCCAGCGCCTCTGATCAGGTTGTCCGCTACTGGCACCTGGTTGCAATAGGTTGCCTGGACGGGCTGCCTGCCATTGCCCCCGCTTTTCAACTGTTGATCGATGTTTATTTAAGTGCTCCGGAAGAATTCAAGCAGGTTATCGCGCAACTGGAAAAACAATTGCCGGATTCTTGCGATGCCATCGAAGAAACAGAGCAACACCTCAAGGGTGAATTGTATTATGCGGACAAACGAATCAAACTTGATGCCAATGAGCACCAGCGCATAGGTGAACGCATCATCTATACTTTGCCATGGCAAAAAACAACAACGGATGAGTTTTGGCAACGTCCTGTGTACAAAATTACCGAGGCCACAAGAATTCCATCAAATGACCTGGTGCAAAACCGCATTGTCATCATTGGCGCCAGTTACAGCGACAGCCGTGATTTGTATCAAACGCCGCTTGGAGAAATGCCGGGAGCAATGATTATTCTCAATGCAATCAAATCGCTGCATTTGTATGGCCAGATTGCACCGCCGCATAGTGTTATCAAGTGGGTTTTAGAACTGGGATTAATTATCCTGATGAGTTGGGCTTTTGCGCGTTATAACAGTATGAAAGGAACATTGGTAACGGGCACTGTCATCATCATTATTCTGTTACCGCTCAGTTTCTATTTTTTTAAATACGGTCTGTGGATCGATTTTGCGGTTCCTTTGCTTGGAATGCAATTTCATCAATTCATTGCGCAATATGAAGAAAATATCGCGATCCGCAATCGATTGAACAACTCGGGAAAACATTGA